Proteins encoded within one genomic window of Candidatus Dormiibacterota bacterium:
- a CDS encoding SEC-C metal-binding domain-containing protein: MTKKKAPSGKTARVKAATVANPVRSEDVAQAPKPPKAGAASSAAPTRAAFRRPQSLNFAGVGRNDICPCGSGKRFKNCHGH; encoded by the coding sequence ATGACCAAGAAGAAGGCCCCGTCGGGCAAAACCGCCCGCGTGAAGGCCGCCACCGTCGCCAACCCGGTGCGATCGGAAGACGTGGCGCAGGCGCCGAAGCCGCCGAAGGCTGGCGCGGCGAGCTCAGCCGCGCCCACCCGCGCAGCCTTCCGCAGGCCGCAAAGCCTCAACTTCGCCGGGGTGGGACGGAATGACATCTGCCCGTGCGGCAGCGGCAAGCGCTTCAAGAACTGTCACGGACATTAA
- the secA gene encoding preprotein translocase subunit SecA — translation MSVLTKVLGDPNAREVKRHLERVADISELEPLLQKLSDEELHAKTAEFRERLAKGETLDDVHVEAFAVAREAARRTIGLRPFDVQHVGGIVLHQGKIAEMKTGEGKTLVAVLPLYLNALEGKGAHLITVNDYLARRDAGWNAPIYHALGMSVAVIGHEMSLLYDPDFLDETHPDPRLQHLRPITRGEAYQADITYGTNSEFGFDFLRDNMAVDLTQCVQRGLNFAIVDEVDSILIDEARTPLIISGQGQESTEKYYQYARLIPRLAADDYTVDEKTKSAALTEEGIAKIERWTGIKNVYELEHVDEAHQINQALKAATLFHRDRDYLVKDGEVIIVDEFTGRQQPGRRWSDGLHQAIEAKEGVKVQQETQTLATITYQNYFRLYKKLAGMTGTAVTEAEEFDKIYKLQVVVIPTHKPMIREDHPDLIYKTEDAKFNAVANEIQDVASKGRPVLVGTVSVEKSERLARLLEKRGVPHEVLNAKQHEREALIVANAGQPGAVTIATNMAGRGTDIVLGPGVADGGGLHIVGTERHESRRIDNQLRGRSGRQGDPGSSRFFLALDDDLMRIFGGERIKGMMNMLRVADDEPIESRLVSRQIEGAQTKVEGHNFDARRYLVEYDDVMNKQREIIYGERRKVLEGADLREQVQGWIRKAVEEAVNEHCESRHPDNWDLEGLITQLGAVFPLPPFSELAADEFGETKEAAVERLMEYADAAYKAKEAEMTEPMMRKIEQFVVLKTIDSKWISYLTEMEHFKEGIGLRAFGQKDPLVEYKNEAFQAFQELLNGIQFDIATTVFRVQLVKEPPTPTPPAALATAHGRQAGTATATASAGSPNGGDRSAAPVPAGKLGRNDPCWCGSGKKFKKCHGR, via the coding sequence ATGAGCGTTCTTACCAAGGTCTTAGGCGATCCCAACGCGCGGGAGGTCAAGCGGCACCTCGAGCGGGTTGCCGACATCAGCGAGCTCGAGCCGCTGCTCCAGAAACTCAGCGATGAGGAGCTGCACGCCAAGACGGCCGAGTTCCGCGAGCGCCTGGCGAAAGGCGAAACCCTCGACGATGTTCACGTCGAGGCCTTTGCCGTCGCCCGCGAGGCAGCCCGCCGGACCATCGGGCTACGACCGTTCGACGTCCAGCATGTCGGCGGCATCGTGCTGCACCAGGGGAAGATCGCCGAGATGAAGACCGGCGAAGGCAAGACCCTGGTGGCGGTGCTGCCGCTGTACCTGAATGCGCTCGAAGGCAAGGGCGCGCACCTGATCACCGTCAACGACTACCTGGCCCGGCGCGACGCAGGATGGAATGCACCCATCTACCACGCGCTGGGAATGAGCGTGGCGGTCATCGGCCACGAGATGTCGTTGCTCTACGATCCCGACTTCCTCGACGAAACGCACCCTGACCCCCGGCTGCAGCATCTGCGCCCGATCACCCGGGGCGAGGCCTACCAGGCGGACATCACCTACGGGACCAACAGTGAATTTGGCTTTGACTTCCTGCGCGACAACATGGCGGTCGACCTCACCCAATGCGTGCAGCGCGGCTTGAACTTCGCCATCGTTGACGAGGTCGACAGCATTCTCATCGACGAGGCACGCACCCCGCTGATCATCTCGGGGCAGGGCCAGGAGTCGACGGAGAAGTACTACCAATACGCCCGCCTGATCCCCCGTCTCGCAGCGGACGACTACACGGTCGACGAGAAGACGAAGTCGGCGGCACTGACCGAGGAGGGGATCGCGAAGATCGAGCGCTGGACCGGCATCAAGAACGTCTACGAGCTCGAACATGTCGACGAGGCCCACCAGATCAACCAGGCGCTCAAGGCCGCCACGCTCTTCCACCGCGACCGCGACTACCTGGTCAAGGACGGCGAGGTCATCATCGTCGACGAGTTCACCGGCCGTCAGCAGCCGGGTCGCCGCTGGTCGGACGGCCTGCACCAGGCGATCGAGGCGAAAGAGGGCGTCAAGGTCCAGCAGGAGACCCAGACGCTGGCCACCATCACCTACCAGAACTACTTCCGCCTCTACAAGAAGCTGGCCGGGATGACGGGTACCGCCGTGACCGAGGCGGAGGAGTTCGACAAGATCTACAAGTTGCAGGTGGTCGTGATTCCCACCCACAAGCCCATGATCCGGGAGGATCATCCCGACCTCATCTACAAGACTGAGGATGCGAAGTTCAATGCCGTGGCCAACGAGATTCAGGACGTCGCCAGCAAGGGGCGCCCGGTCCTAGTGGGTACGGTTTCGGTCGAAAAGTCCGAGCGCCTTGCCCGGCTGCTGGAAAAGCGTGGGGTGCCGCACGAGGTGCTCAACGCCAAGCAGCACGAGCGGGAGGCCCTGATCGTCGCCAACGCTGGTCAGCCCGGCGCGGTGACGATTGCAACCAACATGGCCGGCCGTGGCACCGACATCGTGCTCGGGCCCGGCGTGGCGGACGGTGGTGGCCTCCACATCGTCGGCACCGAGCGGCATGAGAGCCGTCGCATCGACAATCAGCTCCGCGGCCGCTCCGGCCGCCAGGGTGACCCCGGTTCGTCGCGGTTCTTCCTGGCGCTGGACGACGACCTGATGCGGATCTTTGGCGGCGAACGCATCAAGGGCATGATGAACATGCTTCGCGTCGCGGACGACGAACCGATCGAATCACGGCTGGTCTCGCGACAGATCGAGGGGGCCCAGACCAAGGTGGAGGGCCACAACTTCGACGCCCGGCGTTACCTGGTCGAGTACGACGACGTCATGAACAAGCAGCGCGAGATCATCTACGGCGAACGCCGCAAAGTCCTGGAGGGTGCCGATCTCCGGGAGCAGGTCCAGGGATGGATCCGCAAGGCGGTCGAAGAGGCCGTCAACGAACACTGCGAATCACGCCACCCGGACAACTGGGACCTCGAGGGATTGATCACACAGCTGGGCGCTGTCTTTCCCTTACCGCCCTTCAGCGAGCTGGCCGCCGATGAGTTCGGCGAAACCAAGGAAGCCGCCGTCGAGCGCCTGATGGAGTATGCCGACGCCGCCTACAAGGCGAAGGAAGCGGAGATGACCGAGCCGATGATGCGGAAGATCGAGCAGTTCGTCGTGCTCAAGACCATCGACTCGAAGTGGATCAGCTACCTGACCGAGATGGAGCATTTCAAGGAAGGGATCGGGCTGCGCGCCTTCGGGCAGAAGGATCCGCTGGTCGAGTACAAGAACGAGGCCTTCCAGGCGTTCCAGGAACTCCTCAACGGGATCCAGTTCGACATCGCCACCACCGTGTTTCGGGTGCAGCTAGTCAAAGAGCCGCCCACGCCCACGCCGCCCGCCGCGTTGGCAACCGCGCACGGCCGGCAGGCGGGGACCGCCACCGCCACCGCCAGCGCGGGCAGTCCCAACGGTGGAGACCGGAGCGCCGCCCCGGTTCCGGCCGGCAAGCTGGGACGAAACGACCCCTGCTGGTGTGGCAGCGGCAAGAAATTCAAGAAGTGCCACGGCCGCTGA
- the prfB gene encoding peptide chain release factor 2 (programmed frameshift), translating to MDEILENANELLKKILQLQEHLDVAEKDARLEALQKDLNDPDLWQDPPRAQRLAQDAKGLRDEVSVWHKLEVRARDVIGLAEMAIAEGDGHIEAALRQDLETLDKDVSRQEVDLLFANPYAEHPALVSIHAGAGGTDSQDWTDMLLRMYLRWAERRKMHAEILDEAPGEEAGYKSVTVRITGKRAFGWLRAERGVHRLVRLSPFDQAHRRHTSFALVEVIPEIEDDGDIEIRPEDLKVDVYRSSGAGGQHVNKTSSAVRMTHLPTGIIVTCQNERSQMKNRDMALKVLRSRLVALREQQRSEQRQELKGEHQSNEWGSQIRSYVLHPYTLVKDHRTGFETGNVQAVLDGDLDNFMETFLRFDAGREGKAA from the exons ATGGACGAGATCCTCGAGAACGCCAACGAGCTGCTGAAGAAGATTCTCCAGCTCCAGGAGCATCTT GACGTTGCGGAGAAGGATGCTCGTCTCGAGGCGCTTCAGAAAGACCTAAACGACCCCGACCTCTGGCAGGATCCGCCGCGCGCGCAGCGGCTGGCCCAGGATGCCAAGGGCCTTCGCGACGAGGTTTCCGTCTGGCACAAGCTCGAGGTGCGCGCCCGGGACGTGATCGGCCTCGCCGAGATGGCGATCGCCGAGGGCGATGGGCATATCGAAGCCGCGCTGCGGCAGGACCTGGAGACCCTCGACAAGGACGTCAGCCGGCAGGAGGTCGACCTGCTCTTCGCCAACCCCTACGCCGAGCACCCGGCGCTGGTCAGCATCCATGCCGGCGCCGGCGGGACCGACTCCCAGGACTGGACCGACATGCTGCTGCGCATGTACCTGCGCTGGGCGGAACGGCGGAAGATGCACGCCGAGATCCTCGATGAGGCGCCCGGTGAAGAGGCCGGCTACAAGAGCGTGACGGTCCGCATCACCGGCAAACGCGCCTTTGGCTGGTTGCGCGCGGAGCGTGGGGTGCACCGGCTGGTCCGCCTTTCGCCGTTCGACCAGGCGCACCGGCGGCATACGTCCTTCGCGCTCGTCGAGGTGATCCCCGAGATCGAGGATGACGGCGACATCGAGATCCGTCCGGAGGACCTGAAGGTCGACGTCTACCGGTCGAGCGGCGCGGGCGGCCAGCACGTCAACAAGACGTCGTCGGCGGTGCGCATGACGCACCTCCCGACCGGCATCATCGTCACCTGCCAGAACGAGCGCTCGCAGATGAAGAACCGCGACATGGCGCTCAAGGTGTTGCGCTCGCGGCTGGTGGCGTTGCGCGAGCAACAGCGATCGGAGCAGCGCCAGGAGCTGAAGGGCGAGCACCAGTCCAACGAATGGGGCAGCCAGATCCGTAGCTATGTCCTGCACCCCTACACGCTGGTGAAGGACCACCGGACGGGTTTTGAGACCGGCAACGTCCAGGCGGTGCTCGACGGCGACCTCGACAACTTCATGGAAACCTTCCTGCGCTTCGACGCCGGCCGCGAAGGCAAGGCCGCCTAA